CCGGCGCGAGTTCGACCTCGGGTGCGCCGCCGGAGGACATCGCCCGCAACGCCGCGGGCGCCGCGAGCGGCCCCTGCGCTTCGCGCCCCAGCATGCCCGCGTCGGCGATCGTCACGGGCCGCACCGGTCCCAGATCCAAGGCGTCGGCGTAGCGCTGCGCGCGGGTCACGGCGTCCAGGACGGCGTTGGTGTGGACCTCGCCGATCAGCTCGTCGCGGTGCCGGTCGGTCAGCGCCCATTCGATGCGTGACAGCGAGAACCCGCCGGTCTCGGTGATGTGCCTGCCGACCCAGCGCGACAGTTCGGTGAAGTCACCGAACTTCACCTGGATGCCGATGCTGGCGTGATGCACCAGCGGCAGTTGTTTGCCTTCGTTGTTCCACGGGCGGTGCGCCCAGGTCCGCAGTTGCTGGGTGGACCACCAGGTGATCGGCCCGGAGTCGGGATGGTGCAACGGTTCGATCGACGCCTTGACGGCGTCGAGATCGCGGACGGTCCGTTCGTAGACCGGCTCGATCGCGGGGCCCTCGTAGGCCACGGTGGCGTGCACGATGCCTCGTTCCGGTGGTTCGTACACCGTGAAAGAACCGCGCACGATGATCTCGGTGGGCGGTATCTGGGCCCCCGCGTGCCCCTCCGCCTGGGACACGTTGTCAATTCCGCCGGTCATGGACAGGATGGTAGCCATGAGCTTCCGCTCCCCAGGTGCCGACGGCGGGTTCGTCCCGTACCACCCGCCGCAGGCGTATCCGGTTCATCCGGTCTACGCGCGGGCTCCTGGTTTCCCGGGATGGGCGCCCGGCGTCATCCCGTTGCGGCCGTTGAGCCTGTCGGACATCTTCAACGGTGCGGTGGCCTTCATCCGCAAGAACCCGAAGGCCACGTTGGGGCTGACGACGATCGTCGTGGTCCTTGCTCAGCTCGTGACGTTGTCGGCGCAGATCGGTCCGCTGGCCGCGCTGGGCGGACTCGGCGCCGACGTGCAGGGCGAACCGCCGTCGACGGGGGCGCTGGCGTGGTTCTCCGGGGCGACGCTGTTCGGCGTGCTGATCACCCAGCTCGCGTCGGTGCTGTTGACGGGCATGCTCACGGTCATCGTGGGGCGGTCGATCCTGGGCGGAACCGTGACGATCGGGCAGGCCTGGGAACGGTTGCGCAGCCGATTCCTGGCCCTGGTGGGTTTGACGCTGTTGGAGGGCGTCGTGCTGGTCGTCGGGGCGGTCGTGGTCGTGGGCCTGATCGCCGCGGCGGGGGCGGTGGGCGGTGGTGTCGCGGCGTTCGTCGTCGGCGCACCGCTGGTGTTGGTCGCGGCGCTCGCCGCGGTCTTCGGGTTCACCGTCGTGTTGTTCACACCTGCCCTGATCGTGTTGGAGCGGTTGAGCGTGTTCGCCGCCATCGCACGGTCTTTCGCGCTGGTGAAGCCGGCCTTCTGGCGCGTGCTCGGCATCTGGCTGCTGGCGAGTCTGGTGGCCGCGGTGATCGCCGGCGCGGTGGGTGCACCGTTCAGCATCGTCGGGCAACTGATGTCGATGTCCCCCGACGGCGTCGGCATGTCGATCACCGGCCTGGTCCTGGTGGCGGTCGGGGGCACCGTCGGCCAGATCGTCACGGCGCCGTTCGCCGCGGGTGTCGACGTGCTGCTCTACACC
This region of Mycolicibacterium goodii genomic DNA includes:
- a CDS encoding SIMPL domain-containing protein, which translates into the protein MTGGIDNVSQAEGHAGAQIPPTEIIVRGSFTVYEPPERGIVHATVAYEGPAIEPVYERTVRDLDAVKASIEPLHHPDSGPITWWSTQQLRTWAHRPWNNEGKQLPLVHHASIGIQVKFGDFTELSRWVGRHITETGGFSLSRIEWALTDRHRDELIGEVHTNAVLDAVTRAQRYADALDLGPVRPVTIADAGMLGREAQGPLAAPAALRAMSSGGAPEVELAPEDIKISVSVDARFRAGGSA